In the Nitratiruptor sp. YY09-18 genome, TTCCTCATCATCGATATCATATTTTGCCTTTTTGAGCCTCTCACTCCAATAAGCTATATCAAATGCTTCGAGAGGATAATCAGCCCCCTGTTCTTTTGCAAAAGACTGCAGTGCCTCGAACTCTCTTTTTGCCTGTGGTTTGCTCTTTTGCGCCAAATCTCTCAAAAACGATACTACCTGCTCTGGAGATGCAGCCATTTTGGTCTCAAGACTTAGCTCAGCATAGTTATCAAACCCTAAAAGCCTTGCTTTTTTATGACGAAGTGCCAAAATCTCATCTATAAGCGCTTCATTTTCTGGTGCTCTTGTCACATAGGCTCTATATAATTGTTCTCTTTTTTCTCTATTTGGTCCATATGTCATGTAGGCGATATAGCTTGGCTGCTTGAGGGTAAATCGGTATCCCTCTTCACATTTGGCTGCCTCTTTGAGAGATTCCGGCATCCCCTCTACATCACTCTCATCGACAATCATCTCATATGCATCTGTTGCTTTGAGCAGATTCTGACCAAATGCACTTGTAAGTTCACTCAGCTTAATATTGATATCTTTGAGCTCCTCTTTGGCCTTTTTACCAAGAGCTACTCCGCTTAACTCAAACTCAATGAGCATATCTTCGACAACTTTTCTTTGCGCTGGCTCAAGCTCTTGCTCCAAGATATCTTTGAGCGCTTCATAGATCTTCTCATTTTGCCCTAGCTCAGTATGGTAGCGGCTAAGCTCTGGTAAGAGGGTGTTGTAGACCTCTTCTGTTTTTGGAGAATTTTTGACGTAATTAAGATGCGAAATGGGACTAAAATAAAACCCTAATTTCTCTTCCATCCACTGCAATGGCCGTACGAAATTTTCATAAGTTTTATTACTTTGTGCTAAAAGTTCGTCAATTTTCTTTTTATTATCTTCAATAGTTTGCAGTACAAGCTCTTTTTGTTTGTCAATATTTTCATCAGTTATAGTAAATTCTGGAAATTTAGGCACACTGCCTCCTTAAAATTTTTCTTTCATTTTATCCAAAAATCTTGAAGTTTGAAGCAACATCTATCATGAAAATGAGTGTGACACTGCTCTTCATCCATTCTTTTAAAAACTATGAAAAATGTTATTTTTAAACTTCTAAGATATATTTGACGGGCTTTCCATACAACCGTGCCATATCCCCCTCTTGCTTTATATTCTGTACAAAAGGAAGCAAATTACCATGGATATCAAAAACAAATAGACTCCCATCTCCGTGGCGATAGAGATATCTTCGGATTTTTCCCCAAATCTCAAGCTCTCCTTTATGTTTTTCGTAATGCTCCCGAATGATTTTGTCCACCATGTTTAACACTTCATCCAAAGATCTGCTATAAATCGCCTCTTTGTCGATACGAAGACGGCGCTGACCTTCCAACATTGCCAATGTTCGGCTCGAGCAACAAGGACGAGGCGTATCAATGAGTATGTAGGGCTGTTTCATCTTCAAAAGGGTGAGATCTTTCTCATCGATTCTTGTAAGCTCTTTTTCCAAAGGCTGCAATGGCAAAGAGAGGACTTCGAAAAGTTTTCGTAAAAACTCTTTGCCGCTGTAGTGAAAATCGAAGCTGCTTCTTTTGAGCCAGCTTTCGATATCGGGAGCTTCCAGCAGACTTAGCAGCCGTTTTTTTGCGCGCTTGGGGTTTGGATAACCCATCTTTCGAAACACAATATCCGGATTGTTTTGTGCCAATTTCTCTTTAACATTGTCGATGAGTGTCAAGATTTACCTCCTGTGTAGAGGCAACAAAACAATTGCAGTTAAAAGCGAAGGTTTTATTGTCCTAAGTTTTTAGCTTCTGCCGACGACACATTTTTTTCGGCAGAGCAGATCTATTATAGCATATTTTCTTGGCTACAATTGTGATAGGGGCTCTTTTAATCATAAGCGCTATTTTTAAAATGAAACAATGAACTTCTATGCGAAAAGAAAATCAATTATTACAGATTTTATAAACCCAAAATCATTTTTAAGCCATAATCAACTTTTGCAACCTCTTTTATTGTAAGTGTAGCTATTTTTTCATATATTCTATCTTTTGCAACTACTCGTATTTGCTCTACCATAAAATCGCTTTCTTTTTTGAGAGTATCCCTTTTTGTTATTCTTATATGAAGAGGTTCAACATTATCGATGAGGTTTGTAGTCAAAGCAACAACTATTATAAGATCTAAAATTTTATTTAAATCAGTATCAGAAACAATGGCAGCCGGTCGTACTTTTCCTACTTCAACAGCGCAGCAAATCTTCATTATGCAATAATGCAAGATTTGTGGTTATCTTTAAGATCCCCTTGAAGTAAGCTAACCAAAAATCTTCATTCGCTTTGCTCATTTGATTTTTTTTCAAGGTAAACCAGCCGTTCGTATGTTCGTCACTAAAATTTTTGATTTTAGGACTCACATATACTCACAGCTTTCGCTTCGGGACGCAAGCAAAGCAGTTTGCTTGCTCAAAGCTACACGTTGCCCTCGCTCACTTAAAATCGGGTCATGGTTGTAATTTTCATTGGGATTCGACAAAAAAGACGGCAACGGAGTGCGGTCTCAATCCCCTTAAAATCGGGTCATGGTTGTAATCTTCGTGGCCATTGCAAGCCAAAGCTTGTTACGGCGTCTCAATCCCCTTAAAATCGGGTCATGGTTGTAATGTTCACAATGGTAAAAGAAGGCTTATTTAGAAGAGATGGAAGTCTCAATCCCCTTAAAATCGGGTCATGGTTGTAATAGCTCAACCCGTACAGTGAAAAACACCTTAAAGTCGATGAGTCTCAATCCCCTTAAAATCGGGTCATGGTTGTAATAGCTCAACCCGTACAGTGAAAAACACCTTAAAGTCGATGAGTCTCAATCCCCTTAAAATCGGGTCATGGTTGTAATATATGATCATTGCGTACTGCGCAAAGATTGCGGTCTCAATCCCCTTAAAATCGGGTCATAGTTGTAATATGGTCTATGAAGGAGGTAAATATATGGGGAATGTAAGTGTTCGCGTCTCAATCCCCTTAAAATCGGGTCATGGTTGTAATAGCAACAATAAGTTTTCAAATACCCATAAAACCAATAATCTAGTGTAACAATAGATTTCTTAAAGTTTGCTTTTGTACCCATATTTCGCTTCTACTAAAATATTAAAGCCCCTAAAAATGGCCACTTTAAGTTTCATTTTATACTTAAATGTAACTTTAATAAAATGAGATTTATCGAATAACAAATATTTCATCTAAATCAAAAGCTACTCCCATTGCTATCCCTTTATCTTTGATTTTATAGATTCTCACATCATCCTCTTTCGAATCTATAAGTTCATTTAATCGATCTGCAATGGTATAGATTCTCTCTTTTGTCACACTTTTTGCAATAAATACAGAGTACTGGATCCTTATACACTCCCCTTCCAAATATCTTGCAACTCTTCTTAATCTTTTTGGATCGCTTATATCGTAGCAAACAAGATAATCATTTTTTTGCATAGTTTACTACTCTACCTAATATATATCCATGAACATCGATAAGATAGACTCTAAAAAAATTTGTAAGATAAAATAGATCATGCAAAGAGATAGTAATATTGGTTCCAAGATATAAGGCATAAATCTTTTTAAATGATATAACAAATTCACCATCACTTTTTTTTATAATTATATAACCATCACCAACTTCTATTTTTGCATTTGATTTGATGATGAGTTTTTTTCGATAATATCTCTCATTTTTGCAATTTTCTGTTTGATGAGAGACTCTTCGCTTTCTATGAAAATTTTGAGACTTGGCCATAATTTTTTCCTTCCATTTTGTGTAAGAAAGACTCCATTTTTATTTTTGGTAAAGTCATTAACAATTATATTTTTGTCCAGAAACTGATATGCAACAAACCGATCTATATCTGCTCTAAAAAATTCTAAAATATCTGAACTCAAAGCCATATGATCCCGAAAAGAGGTATGCAAATACCCTATAAGAGGCTCAAAACCATAAAAATGCAACCATGTAGCTATCTCAAAATAAAAGATAGTATAGATATAAGATAGGAGAGCATTTACAGGATCAAGTGGTGGATTTTTGCTCCTTTGTCCTTTTGCTAATATTTTTGGGAAAAGTGAAAAGTAGTGCTTAAAATACTCTTTTGCTAAACTCCCCTCTATACCTAAAAGCATCTCAATACTTTTTGCATTTTTTACATCTTTTAAAATCTTATTTTTTTCAAAACCAAGTTTAAAGTGGTGCAGCGTCTCATACGACTTTTTTATCTTTACTGAAAGTATATATTTTGCAATTTCCACTCTATTTCTTAATGCATGGTATTGAGCCTCTTTGATATGGGCATTTTTGATATATCTCTTTTGTATATGGATAAACTCTTTTGGATTGGTAGTTACAACTAATATTGCAATACTGTTTTTTGCTAATTTAGCAATGTCTTTAAGTGAAATATCCACTTTGCTATAAATAATAAGATAATCTATAGCTTTAAGAGTAATTTTAATTTCATTATCTACTATCAAAATATTGTGCTTGACCTGCAAAGATGAGGACTTATCTATAATTACTCTATTCACAATACTATTGTTCCTTTATCAAAAGGTAACTGCTTTGCCTTTCCGAGCAAAATCGCATTTTTTTCAATTTCAATTATGTTTATTTTGTCTTCATCACTATTCATTCTAAAAAACAGCCTTTTTGCTAGAATTTCGAGCTCTTTTTGAGAAAGATAACTCTCAATCGCACTCTTTTGCCCACCAAAAGCAAAAGAGTAAGCGATTTTTCGTACTCTATAGAGGCGCTTTTTGTCTGCAATATCGTAGCAGATAAGATAAAGCCTACTCTTCATCTGCTTTATTTCTCAAAGATGCAATAAAACTGCAATTTTTTTGTATCGCAGATTGCTGCAGTGCCTCATACTCTCCTTTTAATCTACTTAACTCTTCAGCCTTATCACCACTTGCTAAGAAAAAAAGAGCAGGCCAAAAAACAACTAAACCTACAGTAGTAGCTACTACATCTCGTTTATGAGCTTTATCTTGAGCACCTGCCACTTCAGCAACTTTTGCTGAAACTCTAGCCATTTCATCTTGAAGCTGCTCACAAGAGTAGTGTTGATACTGCAGCGGTGAGACATATGCAGCACTGATATCTTCCGCCTTTTTGGCACATCCAGTAAATAATACTCCCAACACAAGAGATAAAGAAACTATTTTTCTCATAACAACCTCCAGTTTTTTAGGAGATTGTAGTATGTAAAAACGTCAATTATCGTCGCTAAGAAACTTTATGAGGAGATTTTCCAACTCTTTTTGTAAATATTGTGGAGAGATAATTTTCATATGAGGCAGCCATCTTTTAGCTAAAAGAAGTATTTCGTTATCATTATTTATTGCATACTCAATAAGCAATGAACCATCATCATTTTCTTGCACAATCTTTTGAGATTTTAAAAATTTTTTTACCTTGAAATGTCTTGCAACCTCTGCATCAACTTTTACAGTTACAGGAAAAAATGGCTCATTATAACTTGTAAAGAGAGATTGGAAGTTTTTGAAAAAGTAGTCCACCTCTACTGGTGTTTTAAATGTATTTGAGTATTGCATTATTTCTTGAATAAAATTAATTCTTAAAAATTTAAATCCATTATTTATAGGATCTTTGCTCAAAATTGCTAAATACCAGTTATTCTCAGCAAAAACAATTTTAAGAGGTTTTACTTTATTAAAATAATACGTCTCATCAGATTTATAGACTATATCAACATATTTTTTAAAATAGATTGCACTTTTGAGAATTTGCAAATGTTTTGTGGCTATTAACTCTTCAAACGGAGGTTCTTTAAGAAAAAATATTTTATTGTCTTTTTTCATTAAACTATCTGGCGAAAAACCAAGGTATTGCAAAAATGGACTATTTGTTAAAATCAAAATATCTATAAATTTTTCATACTCTTCAAAATATCTTTTTGTGGGCAAAAGAGCTTCTAAATCCAGCTTTTGTGGGAGTGCATAGCAGCCTTTTGCAGTGGGGATAAATGTGATTTGAAAAAACTCTTCAATCTCAGTTTTTAGCCTCTGCACATTGCGCACAGAAGTTTGGAGGATTTGTGATAGATTTTTGGTACAAAATTTTTTATGTTTTTGGATATAGATCAAAAACGCTAGAAGTTTTTTGCTTTTAGTCACACCTACTCCATCATGTAAGTCATCTCAACAGCCATTTTGTTATCAAAAGTTTAAAATCATACAATTAATCTTCTATTTGTCTATATTACAAACTGCTTAGCTTCTTCTTTACTCATTGTAATTACAAACTCTTTCTCTTTTCCCGTTTGCGTCTTTTGAAGAGTCTTTAACATATTTTTATCTTGAAAAAATGATAATCTATATCTTGTATTTTGATCTTTTTGAATCATTCCCAATATTCCCATCAGTTCACTTCTTGTAAAGTTCTTTCTCAAAAGTGCCAAGCCTGTTTCGACTCTTTTTCCATCGATTTCAAAAATGATCTTTACAGGCTGCTCACTTCTTATAAACTCTATATAACCCCAGCCAGCTAATATTGCCAAAGCAACAGCACTCGCTGTATCCAAGATCCCAAATATTTCCCACAAATAAGAATCAAAAAGCTTTGCAATGATTCCACTAATGATTATAATTATAAATATAATAAAAGGAATATATCGCTTCACTCATATCTCCTAAATCTCACGAATTGAAACTCAGAGTATTTTGCAACTTTACCATCGATGTTTCTTTCTTTTACAATACGTTTCGTGGTAGCATAAACTGGCACTACTCCCAGCTTTTTAGCTTCATTTACAAGAATGCAACAAAGTCCAAAATCTCCTTGAATGAGAGCAAAATCTCCCTTTTTGGTATTCTCTTGCAAAAAATCGACTAGAGGCTTCGCATAATTTCTCAGACTTCCAAGATCAGGCGGCACATTAGAAAAAAGCGTTTGAAGATCTGGCGGAAGATAGACAAACTCTTCTATTCCTATCTCTTTTGCGGCTTTAATCTGCTCAGGTATCAGTTTGTGGGAAAAAAAGAGAAGTAATTTTTTCATTTGTGATACTTTCTCTTTTTTTCCAGTTCATTTAAAAGAAATAGCTTTAAATTACTTTTATCTCTAATAGGAGCTTCTTGTAAAACTTTATTTGCTTGATTGATGTAATTTTGAAGGTGTTCAATGCTTTTCTTTAGACTTTTTTTACCACCTTTTTCTCCAATGAATGCGTGATTGGCCAAATTCCTCAAATCTTTAATTTGTTCAACAAGCTTGATAAACTCTTTTTTAAAAAAATGCTGTTGATATTTCAATATGTATCCTATTGATGCATCAATATCTCGGATTTTATAACCTTGTGCCAATAAATTAAGTTCTTCAATAATGTAATAATGAAGCGTTTCACGTAAAATAGTAAGAGCCTGAGCATATCTGTTTTTATGAAACAAAACATTGGAGATGGTGAGATAGAGTTGCCACTTTGGTAAATTGAAATCAAAGTTTTTAGTTTCTTTTTTCAATTCATCGATTATAAATGAAAACGATTTTATATCATTAGGAACATTTCCGATTTTTTCTAGTTTCTCTTCAATTTCCTTAATTGTTTCTAAATAGATATCAGCAGCGGCAAAACCTACGCTTTTTGTATAGATATCAAATTTATTCGCCAATGTACTGATTGGATGATATTCTTCATCTCCTTTATGTTCTCTTACTTTTTTAGAAATCAATTGAGCTATTTCTCTTCCATCGCCATATTTTTTGAAAATATTTGCAGACTCTATCCATTGATTCAGTTCGATAAATGGAAGCATATTGACAATAGGTGTTATATCTCCTTCTTTGGCTTCAAATATACCGTAATACACTCCTTTTATTTCAGTATTTTTGAAATTTTTAAAAAATTGCAATATAGTAGATATAAAAAGAGGCAAGGAGCGAAATCCATGAGTAATATCGAAATATATCTCACTATTATCAACATCTAAACTTATTAAAACTTCAAATACTTTCCAAAACTCTTCACTATTTTTTCCAAACGGGATAATTACCTTTTCATAGTCTCTTATATATTCATCAGCTAAATTCCACAAGGATTCTACAGTTCCTACAATAAAAATTTTATCAGGATTATATAATCTCCTTAAAGCATCACCGACCAATTTACTTTGAATTATCTTGTCTTCTATTTTATAGGATGTCAAACTATAATCATATTTTTTGTTTTCTTTTTGATATAGCCCTTTCCCCAATAAACTAATAAGAATTTTGTCTTTCATTTTTCTACCTTAAATGTCTTATTTACATTGTCAGTCTATTTATATCTTCCTACATTTTTATACTAGTTCCAATAGATGAAATCAAAATTTTCGCCATTATTCAAACTACCTTATTTTTTCACCACACATTTTTGCAGTTTTTTATCAAATGTTTTAATCATATAATCTTGTGACATTGAGCAAAGTAATGCATCCACAAAATCTAAATTCTTTATTGTATATAATCTAAGGGCATCTATAATGTAATACTTCTTTGGTAAAAGAGTGATATTTGGATATTCAAAAAGTAACTGCAACGAATTGACGATCTCTTTTTTATCAATACTATATACCCCTTTTAAAACATAGACTACTTCAGCTACCACTTCACCTAAAATTAGTATCTCTTGATTTTCGATAATATCCTTCACCTCTTCAAACATTTTTGTATCATCTTGCAGCAAATAACGCAAAATAATATTAGTATCAATTACTATCATTTATCCACTTTTTGATATTTTTTTATAACATACTCTTGCCAAGCACTCTCTTCTTTTTTTCTTAAAGCTGGATTTGCATACTTTTTCAACATCCCTGCCGCTCTATTTTTTTTAATTTGTACTATTTTTTTTTCGATTTCATTTACCAAATCTGCATATTTCGCTTGAATATAAAATCCTTTTACTACATTTTTTTTCTTATCGATAATCTCGATAATTTCATACTCATCCAATTTGTGTAAATTCCTTTGAATTTCAGAAATAGATAATCGATGCATAACTTTCCTTCTCATATATGTTTTCATATATTATAGCAAACTATTTCAAATGGTCATCAATTTTTTCCAAAACTATTTTATTGTCTTTTTCGTTCCAATAAACTCTTCTGCTATCATCTCCATCAAATGGATAAAACCCATGAGAATATTTTTTTGAAATTTCTCCCTGTAATGAATGATGCCTAAGAGATTTTAGATTTTTACCGGTCACTCTATATTTTTCTAAATCATCTATTGATTTATTTAATTGATAAAGCTCCCTTGAATTTAAAGTTTTTACATCTTTTACAAACTCTTTTGACTATTTAATTTTTTGGAAACGAGTTGTACCAGATGTATTTGATAATATTCATTTTTATCTTTTTCACCTTTAGCATATGCCTCCCTGTTCCAAGAAGCATAATCAAAACCCTCGATATCTATTTTCCTTGGTCTATCACTTCACACAATACCCAACCAAATGGTAATAAATTTTGATTGCTTCTTTCGCTAACTCCAAACATCCAAGTTGTAGTTTCTTGATCGAGTGTTTCCCATTTATTTGGTTTTCTTCTTGGTCCTCCGCCACTAACTTTTACTCTTATTTTTCTCATACCATCTATAGTTACCGCTCTTGCTTGGGAGTATTTGCCAACTCTAATTAAAAATTGATTCTCTTTTGGTTTGAAATTTTTATATTTTTCATAAAAAGCATCGCTATAGTATTCGTTTGTAAAGTCATCTACTTTTTTACCTTTAAAAGTTGCATACGGTTTAAACATTTGTTCAAATATTGGTAGATAGTGCTCATTACAAGCTTTTTGTATCTCTTTAATATCTACTTCTTTATCTAAATCATAAAAATCTTTTATAGTCAAATCTGTTTCAAAAATGCTTTGCTGTTTTTCATTTGAAAAGATTGTTTCAAGTTTAATAGTTGGTCCTTGGTCATCTTCTTCAAATCTCTCTTTATTTAGGGCATATCCTATAATAGAATATGCTTTTAAAGGAATAGCATCTGCAATACTTAATTCTTTAAAAAGATTTTGAGATGGATTGCTATTTTTAAACCATTTCTCCCATTTTTTTTTATCTTTTTTATAAATATACTCTTGATAAGCAGTTGAAATAGAACCCTTTAGAGAACTTCCGGGTATGTATACATTGTTTGGTCTATTGTTGAATCTAATAGTTTTTTCTATCTCAAATCTATTAAAAACTTTTCGAGGATCTATTCTTCTTCCACCCTCGTTTTGATCAGCTCTTCCTATTTTCTTTTCATAATCTTTTGCAAAGCTCTTGGTTACTTGAACTTTTTTAATATATGCTTTTTTTGCATACTCTTTTCTTGATTTTATAAATTTATGAAGCTCAAAAAGTGATTCATATCCACTTTTTGATACTACTTTTTTAAATTGCTCTTTATCTTGCTGTGGTAAATTTTTGTAAAATTTAATTTCATCAAACTCATAAAGATATCCATCATCAATTATAAAATTTGTAGGTTCGTATACTTCGCCTGTTCCTATATGTATAGGTGTTAGAGCAGTTAATTTAAGTCTATACTTCTTCATTTTTTACTCCGATCGGAATTGTAATAGCATAACCTTGATGAACTATATCTTCGAAAGTGGAAATTTTTTTTATAGCTTTACCCATATATTTTTTTGTTGTCTCTTTCTCAAACTCAATCACAGCCGCAGTATCAGCTAAAATAAGCGGTTTTTTAAATGGATTTGTTCTTGCTCTGTCTCCTCCAAGTTTTCCAAATCGGTTAAAAATTTCATAAAAAATATTTTTTGCCTCTTGTCCTGTTATATATGCTGGAGAGAGTGTCATAAAATATTTAGATTGAAAATCAAAATTTACTGTTTCAAAACTCTCTACTGTAAATCTTCCTTTGCCAATAGTTGCATCTTTTCCAAATCCAACTGCTCCGATTTCATTTAAAATTATCTCTAAATCTTTGGCAAAACTTTTATCAGTTAAAAAATATAGATCAAGCCTATTATAAGAAATCTCCTGAACCCCATATGGAGCAAATGCACCACTGTCAGTGGTAAATTTTAGATAATTGATAGAGTTTCTAACTACATCTACCAACTCTTTACTACTATCTTTAATTGCATTTTCGTATTGTGCATTTTGTAAATCTTTTAGAGTTACCCAAACCTTTTTTCTATTCTCTTTTTTCTTTTCCATATCTTCGCCAAGCATAAATGAAGGCAGTTTTGGCTTTGGCAAAAAACCGCTTTGAAAACCATCTGAACATATTAAAAAAGGATTTTTATCATAATTTTCAAGTAGTTTTTTTAGTCTATTTTCATCACGGTATGCTATGTGCCAACATATTTGACCAAAAAGTGTATCACCTTTAAGAGGTGTAGCAAAATTAGTTAACGGTTTAATAGTCGCTTTATAGAGTAAATATTTATCCATAACTATTCCTTAATAAACTTTACTCTACCATATCCTCTACTTCCATTCCCTCCAAGATAATCATCTTCTATAAGTTTTAATGCAGTCTCTACAATATTGATAAACTCTTCTTTATCATCTGTTGGTAATACTTTAATTCTTATATCATAATTAAATTCAACCCCCGCAACAACCCTTTCTGTTTGTCTTGGATGTTTAGCAGTTCCTGTTGCTCTATCTATTACATTTTCATACTTAGCTTCGGTAAGTTTTATCTCATCTTTATCAGTTTTTTGCTCAAACTCTTCTGTTAAAAAGCAATCACCTACACTTATTCTTGTAATCCCTATTTTTCCATCTTCATCATCTTTATCGCCAAAAAGTTTAAGAAGGTTTATTGCATTTTTCCTATCTTCTTCGCTTTGAAACTTAGGATCGTTTAAATATTTAGAACTAAAAGGTTCTCCATTACTTATACCAACTAATCCAAAGTGCCACTCTAAAAGACTTCTCATCTTCCCTTTTAGTGAACTACCGGGAATGTAAGGTCTATCTGTATTGACATCTTTTATAACACCATTATCAATACCACCAATTTTCATAACATCATCACCGCCACCAATATGAAGTCCTGTAACTACTTTTATTTTTCCTTTAAGTTTAACTATTTCCATTTTACTCTCCTTTATAAAATCCGATTACTGCTTCGAAAAAAAGTTTGAATGTATTAAATTTCTCTTTTGTATCTATCTGCTTTATACAACTTTCAATCATCTCTTGAAATTCTCTGCTTGCTACTCTTCTATTTACCGCATAGGCAACTTTGGAATTTAGCATCTTAATAAATGGCAATACATCATCAAAATCCTCTTTTTTTATTTTCTCTTCCAGCTCAAGCACTTTGTCATAAAAGTTTCTAACTTGCGTTTTTTTTGTTCTTTTTATTTTTTCTGCCCACTCTTTAGCCGTTTCGTTTAATAACTCTTTATCTTCTTTTAAATTTAACACAATCATAACTAACTCCTTCTTTGTTTGTATATAAATTTACTTAAAACAATTTTTGTCTCACTTGGATATTTTTCTATCATTTCATCGATAGTTGCTAAAAAATCTTTTTCTAACTCTTTGGATAATTTATTTTCCAAATTTCTTCTATAAGAATAAGCTAATTTAGATTTCCAGATGGTAGATTTAACATCACCATCTTGTTTAACTTTTTTGCTCATTTCACAAAACTCTAACAATCTATATAAAAATGCCGTAGGAATGCCATCTTTTAGTGAGTTTTCCATATCTTGTAAAGTATCATATAAACCTAAATCATCAAGATAGTCACTCCATTTAACTCTCTCTTTGAATATAGTAAGAGCATCTTTACCTTCAAGCTCTTTAGAATATTCTAAAAATTCTTCAGCAATATGAGCTATAAACTTAACAGGTTTATTTGGTTTTGTCATA is a window encoding:
- the csm3 gene encoding type III-A CRISPR-associated RAMP protein Csm3, producing MEIVKLKGKIKVVTGLHIGGGDDVMKIGGIDNGVIKDVNTDRPYIPGSSLKGKMRSLLEWHFGLVGISNGEPFSSKYLNDPKFQSEEDRKNAINLLKLFGDKDDEDGKIGITRISVGDCFLTEEFEQKTDKDEIKLTEAKYENVIDRATGTAKHPRQTERVVAGVEFNYDIRIKVLPTDDKEEFINIVETALKLIEDDYLGGNGSRGYGRVKFIKE
- the csm2 gene encoding type III-A CRISPR-associated protein Csm2; translated protein: MIVLNLKEDKELLNETAKEWAEKIKRTKKTQVRNFYDKVLELEEKIKKEDFDDVLPFIKMLNSKVAYAVNRRVASREFQEMIESCIKQIDTKEKFNTFKLFFEAVIGFYKGE
- the csm5 gene encoding type III-A CRISPR-associated RAMP protein Csm5, with product MKKYRLKLTALTPIHIGTGEVYEPTNFIIDDGYLYEFDEIKFYKNLPQQDKEQFKKVVSKSGYESLFELHKFIKSRKEYAKKAYIKKVQVTKSFAKDYEKKIGRADQNEGGRRIDPRKVFNRFEIEKTIRFNNRPNNVYIPGSSLKGSISTAYQEYIYKKDKKKWEKWFKNSNPSQNLFKELSIADAIPLKAYSIIGYALNKERFEEDDQGPTIKLETIFSNEKQQSIFETDLTIKDFYDLDKEVDIKEIQKACNEHYLPIFEQMFKPYATFKGKKVDDFTNEYYSDAFYEKYKNFKPKENQFLIRVGKYSQARAVTIDGMRKIRVKVSGGGPRRKPNKWETLDQETTTWMFGVSERSNQNLLPFGWVLCEVIDQGK